A stretch of the Hippocampus zosterae strain Florida chromosome 16, ASM2543408v3, whole genome shotgun sequence genome encodes the following:
- the gltpd2b gene encoding glycolipid transfer protein domain-containing protein 2, whose product MGVKSKAALAILVLVLFLGTLWLYGRLDYHWDACLKGYKQVNEPHLLFNSSASEVSKDPKVLKECPGQIFQVSLLLTHLLASPAFTSDVLLQPYLSSWDELVKFMEALGPMVGLISKEIETKTSIIRELALRAEASPEAEVYPDPENTGSPEAGAKNLDPSEHSGAYHSVRSMIWVELKRGLVDFNRQTDSGCRTLLRLHRALLWLKLFLDKLSEIPVAGRLRSPSELCREAYKTTLAKHHTWFVRRAAEVAFIAMPEREFFFRLLCVQNQEELSTVLGRVVQALGVVYDRTQKALEENGMLDLP is encoded by the exons ATGGGTGTGAAGAGCAAGGCTGCCTTGGCTATCTTAGTCCTGGTGCTCTTCCTTGGCACTCTCTGGCTCT ATGGACGTTTGGATTACCACTGGGATGCTTGTCTAAAAGGTTACAAACAAGTGAACGAG CCACACCTGCTGTTCAACAGCAGTGCCTCCGAAGTGTCCAAGGACCCCAAAGTCCTGAAGGAGTGCCCCGGACAGATCTTCCAGGTGTCACTGCTACTCACCCATCTGCTGGCGTCGCCGGCTTTCACATCTGACGTACTGCTGCAGCCTTATCTGTCCAGCTGGGATGAGCTTGTGAA GTTTATGGAGGCTTTAGGCCCCATGGTTGGCCTTATATCGAAAGAGATTGAAACCAAAACCTCAATTATCCGGGAATTGGCCCTTCGAGCCGAGGCGAGCCCCGAGGCAGAGGTGTATCCAGATCCTGAaaacacagggagcccggaggcTGGAGCGAAGAACTTAGACCCCTCAGAGCATTCCGGTGCTTACCACTCCGTGCGTTCCATGATCTGGGTGGAGTTGAAACGAGGCTTAGTGGACTTCAACCGCCAGACGGACTCCGGATGTCGGACTCTTCTGCGACTGCACCGAGCCCTGCTTTGGCTCAAGCTCTTTCTCGACAAGCTGTCCGAGATCCCCGTGGCGGGCCGGCTCAGGAGCCCATCTGAGTTGTGCCGCGAGGCCTACAAGACCACCCTGGCCAAGCACCACACCTGGTTTGTGCGCAGGGCTGCCGAGGTGGCCTTCATCGCCATGCCCGAGAGGGAATTTTTCTTCAGGCTGTTGTGTGTGCAGAACCAGGAGGAGCTGAGCACAGTCCTGGGACGGGTGGTTCAGGCCCTTGGAGTTGTCTATGACAGGACGCAGAAAGCTCTGGAGGAAAACGGCATGCTGGATTTGccataa